Part of the Micropterus dolomieu isolate WLL.071019.BEF.003 ecotype Adirondacks linkage group LG17, ASM2129224v1, whole genome shotgun sequence genome is shown below.
ATAGAAATGTTGATCATTGGTTATGAAATTGTGCCACAGATAAAATACCactaatttacaaaataaatcatgTCATTAAGAAGAGAACTTAGTAAAAATGAGGGGGAAACAAATCTGTCCTCACCATTGCATTGCACAGAGTTCAGTGATTTCAGCAAATGTTGCTGCAGTTGTATGTTTAGCGCTCGTAGTGTGCTATTCTCAGCCTCGACTGCTGCTGTGATCTTCTCCTGGTCCGACAACCTGTTACAGAGGGAAATGTGTCATAACTACCTGTGATTggaagaaacaataaaaattatatttttttgtgaaatatataAGTTGAAGTTatctgcaaaattaactttttgtctACCAGCCAACGGCTAGTGAATGTTTAAAGTTTTCAAGTAGGTTAAACAAAACACTGGGCTAAAGATCAAATTTCAAGccattacattaataaaaaaacattcttaatGCTGTTCAAAACTCCCTTACTTGTTTTTGGTTTCCTGCAGTTGAAGGGACACATCATTAAATTTCTAGAGGTAGAGAaccccaccatcatcatcatcatcgttgTCGTCTGCTTCGGAGAACGTATCTGATAAGATATGCTCTCTCATTTTCTTGCTTGGAGGTGGGCAGAGCggagacagtttttttttcatttttctttccttaaGTAAGGCCATGAGGTTGGTTTTTTTTGCCTCTTCTGCtgcttttttctcctttttctggAAACATGGATAAaagcataaatataaaaaggcatCACACTGTAATACAAGAGTCCcatacaaacaaaccaaacaaacaaagcaatgtgaaaacaatataTGGTTAATGGATATTTGGAGCATGATATTATTACCATGTGAAGGTCAGAAACGCAAAANNNNNNNNNNNNNNNNNNNNCCAGCCAACGGCTAGTGAATGTTTAAAGTTTTCAAGTAGGTTAAACAAAACACTGGGCTAAAGATCAAATTTCAAGccattacattaataaaaaaacattcttaatGCTGTTCAAAACTCCCTTACTTGTTTTTGGTTTCCTGCAGTTGAAGGGACACATCATTAAATTTCTTGAGGTAGAGgcgttgtttttgttttgcatccTCAAAAAGTTTTTGAGGAACAaccccaccaccatcatcatcatcatcatcatcgttgTCGTCTGCTTCGGAGAACGTATCTGATAAGATATGCTCTCTCATTTTCTTGCTTGGAGGTGGGCAGAGCggagacagtttttttttcatttttctttccttaaGTAAGGCCATGAGGTTGGTTTTTTTTGCCTCTCCTGCtgcttttttcagatttttctggAAACATGGATAAaagcataaatataaaaaggcatCACACTGTAATACAAGAGTCCcatacaaacaaaccaaacaaacaaagcaatgtgaaaacaatataTGGTTAATGGATAGATTTGGAGGATGATATTATTACCATGTGAAGGTCAGAAACGCAAAAACACATTGCAGTACAGATTAAAGTTCATGTCAAAGTTGTATTTTGTAACTGTTAGTTACATCCAAGTGCCACAAGATGGCAATAGCTGTATTATTTGAAGCCATCAACgttacatttatgtttttggcTTCCTCTTTCTCGGGGGTGCCGGTGGGGCTGTGGTCTCCTTCAGCCGTCTCACACGGACGCGTTTCCCCTTGGACAGCTGCTCTTTCTCTCGACTCTGGAATGTAAATCACACTGGATGTAAGTACTTGAAATCACCTGCTATAACGTTACGTACTGTTGTTACACACTCCGTTTGCCGTCCTAAGAATAAAGTGTTGAAACTCAGCGgcactaacgttagcttgccaCCATTAGCTAGCTAATTTTAGCTAGAACGGCTAAACGCGTTAGCCAAAACTCACATCAGTTAAAAACGTTAGCATTAGATAAAGGTATCCAAGTTTGCCATTTAATTACTCTTATTATGTTCCGAACTATTGGAGGTAATTACTCACCCTTCAGGAACAATATTTGGCCTTTAAAATAGTCCTCCTGCCAGCACACCCAGTAGATCTTATTGCTATTATCACAGTTGCTGTCAAAGTCCTTAATGTAAGAAATAGGGACGATGTCTTTACACCCGTCTTCTATATATCTTACATANNNNNNNNNNNNNNNNNNNNNNNNNNNNNNNNNNNNNNNNNNNNNNNNNNNNNNNNNNNNNNNNNNNNNNNNNNNNNNNNNNNNNNNNNNNNNNNNNNNNTTTTCACGATTTCAGCGTACTGCACTGTATCTGAATGTAGTTGTTCTTATGGAATCAGGTTATGGGGCAAAATTGTGAGCAAAATAGAAATGTTGATCGTTGGTCCAACAACCTGTTACAGAGGGAAATATGTCATAACTACCTGTGAttggaacaaataaaattatattttttgtgaaatatataAGTTGAAGTTATCTGCAAAATGAAATCTTTGTCTACCAGCCAACGGCTAGTGAATGTTTAAAGTTTTCAAGTAGGTTAAACAAAACACTCGGCTAAAGATCAAATTTCAAGccattacattaataaaaaaacgtTCTTAATGCTGTTCAAAACTCCCTTACTTGTTTTTGGTTTCCTGCAGTTGAAGGGACACATCATTAAATTTCTTGAGGTAGAGgcgttgtttttgttttgcatccTCAAAAAGTTTTTGAGGAACAaccccaccatcatcatcatcgttgTCGTCTGCTTCGGAGAACGTATCTGATAAGATATGCTCTCTCATTTTCTTGCTTGGAGGTGGGCAGAGCGGagacagtttctttttttcatttctttccttAAGTAAGGCCatgagattgtttttttttgcccctTCTGCTGCTTTTTTCTGATTTTTCTGGAAACATGGATAAaagcataaatataaaaaggcatCACACTGTAATACAAGAGTCTcatacaaacaaaccaaacaaacaaagcaatgtgaaaacaatgtatGGTTAATGGATAGAATAATACCATGATTGGAGCATGATATTATTACCATGTGAAGGTCAGAAACGCAAAAACACATTGCAGTACAGAAATGGTTAAAGTTCATGTCAAAGTTGTATTTTGTAACTGTTAGTTACATCCAAGTGCCACAAGATGGCAATAGCTGTATTATTTGAAGCCAtagttacattatttttttgGCTTCCTCTTTCTCGGAGCGTGCCGGTGGGAAACGCGACGTGTTTCCTGTTGGACAGCTCCTCTTCCACTTCTTCTCTCCACTCTGGAATGTAAATCACACTGGATGTAAGTAGATGAAATCACTTGCTATAACGTTACGTACTGTCATGTGGTATTAATAGTTGCCTGAGCCACTCCGTTTGCTGTCCTAAGAATAAAGTGTTGAACTCAGCGgcactaacgttagcttgccaccattagctagctaatgttagctagatAAAGGTATCCAAGTTTGCCATTTAATTACTCTTAATATGTCCCGAACTATTGGAGGTAATTACTCACCCTTCAGGAACAATATTTGGCCTTTAAAATAGTCCTCCTGCCAGCGCACCCAGTAGATCTTATTGCTATTATCACAGTTGCTGTCAAAGTCCTTAATGTAAGAAATAGGGACGATGTCTTTACACCCGTCTTCTATATATCTTACATAAGCAAACATATTTGTTAGTGATATTTATAGCGGAGTTAtgatataattatattttcaaaGTTGATAAGTAACGTTATTCTAAATCTATCGTGTTAAATCCTATTGTAAAAGTACCAAGTAACTAAAGTAACGTTAACCAAGTAACTTCAACGGCGGGAAGCACGCGAGTGAGATGCCCTGTTGCCTTGGATACAGTCTTAGATGTCTGAGACACACTATTCTACTACAGTCTGTCAGATAAAGTACTGGGGTTGATTAAACTTAAACACATCTGTAAAACACAGCCCTTTTACACAGTCACAGTATTGTACCCTTCAGTAGGAGGATTTTTACAGGACTGTAGTATTGTACATTGTACAAAGTAATCTGGCAACTGAGAATATGTCACAATTTTTATTAGTGCCACAACCCCAAAACCCTAGTCCGCAAACGAATGGTTAATTTAAACTAACTAGTTCAGTTTGTTCAGGCAGTGGGGGGATTAGAGGACATTTCCAACAACTTTTTTTAAGGGGTGTGTGAGTCTCAGCTTTTAGTAActtaattattgtttaaattaaacatcCTGTTATTCATGAATATGTCTGTTAATCATGATGTcaatgttcttttttatttttagaatgtCAAAACGCAAGTACAAATTGTACTTAGAACCTAACAGCACAATTAAATTACCCCGTGCAAGACTAAAAGAGGACATAATGTAAGTAATTCCATGAgaaataattattgtaatgtctAGGATAATAATTATTCAAAGGATTAATAACTTTAGTCTTTTACCTGATGATCTGCTTTAAAGATGGTAGATggttaaaattgttttattttttcaggcattgctcttcacagatgactGCAGATTTGATCTTGATCAAGGAGGATCACACACTGCAGAATTCCTGTATGTTTTCATATCGCAATGTATAtcgcagaaaagaaaatattgcaGTGTCATTTTCCAAAATTGTGCATCTCTAATTGTGTTTATGCCATCTTTTCTTCATATTGTGCAGACCATGTCTACATCTGGCCACTTGAAGCTTACACATCAATCTGATCCAGATCACACGGCTGATCAGGTGAGCACTGCAACCAAACCGTGGGTGCGAGGTTGTCGGATGctgccaaaatgtttttctaaattaaaCTTCTGTGTATTTAGGCCTTGCCCCATGCAGAATACAGCAGAGAAGAAGATGGTGCTTCTGGATCAGATTCACACACTGCAGATGTTGAGGTGAGAGAGTAATTTTCTCTTAAAATTTGTTGTAAGTGGTCATTTTCCACTGGGCCTTAATACATTTGATACTGTTTTTTTGCTCTGTGATTGTGCCATCTCTTCTTTATCCTGGGCAGACCATGTCTCCATCTGGCCATCTTGATCTTCAGTTGGATCCAGATGACACAACTGATCAGGTGAGCTCTTAAACCAAAGCGTGCTTGCGAGATTGTCAGATGTTGCTGTGAATATGAgagatattctagaaatataAATGTGGGTAACACCAGGTCCAATATGgctgattctctctctctattcaaAAACTCCAAAAATGGCGACGCACATTGACACTAGGTTGTCTGTGGGTCACTGGTGACACTAGCGGCAGAGGTCAAGTGACATGAgtgtatacagtctatggtaggTCCATGGGTTAGTTAAAGGAAAGAAGGGAAATAGCAATATCATACAATGTGTTGTCTGTGAGTTTAGTTATCACGGTGAATTACAATGTAATTAACACACGAGTGCTGTGCACAATGAGTTATACTCAGTTGGTGGATGCTGGCTTTGCTTTGGGCAGAGTCTAGCGATTGTACACACACGAATATAAATCACAATTGCACCACAAGCAGAAATTTCATACTGTGTAATAGTATCGTAACTACCTTTTATCAACGAGACCTAACAGCGTATGGAACATTCACTTAAAATCCACAATCAacatacaaatgtaaatgtaacacaAAAGCTCAGCACATAACAATATAATTATGTATATATCTCTGCCCAGcagggatgggtatcgctactcgataccataaaggtatcgCTGCTtgatacctttatggtatcgaccgaaacagcccagtatcgagtagaatCAAATGTCTCCAGTCAAAACAGTACTTCATTccatactttttgtaaccacaTCGCGACAAAAAATTACTATTGTATAGTTTTTCTTGCAGCCAAAGAAGCAAGCAACACAccgaaaaaaagagaagagcagCCTTATTCCTGTTGTGcttgcaccataaactgtataaaaaagcgCCATGTGTGgttttaacagccgctcaccttcggctgcaGCTGtggctgcttcaggtgtagttggtttgattGGCTGGACTTGCAGATTCTCTTTTCCGCTGTTtgagtctttagtgtagtttagcgACTTGTTTGAACAGACCCCTGACTCGTTTCATACTTGTTACTGTCGTTTTTGGAGGTTTGCGTctcaccactaaaggaaaaaacacacggagatctttcaattcagtttattgattgaaagtcaacaaaataattttccgttgtttactttcaacacaaaaattaccttaaattcgtttcccacaacttatttggtcactaaactatttcacttctCCTCCTAGTTAGGGTGAGAagcgatctgatacaatttcctataatacttttatgtaacagttatttgaaacaagaaaaataaaatagataaccttgcatgtccataacaacaaaaaaataatattaggctatggcttcaacaggtggcattttatgcaaggtatcgaatgaagtactctattggtatcggtatcactttaagggtactggttttggtactggtatcttAAAAACTTTAACAATACCCAACCCAACTGCCCAGACAGTTTAGTTAAGCCTCTTGCTCAGGTCACTCTTGGTAGTGACAATGATAGCGCCAGCTCTGAATAGGAATACATCCGTCTGAGGTGTTTCTCAGATTGGATCCTGACGAAGCCTTGGTACTGCTCAGTACAATTCCAACAATTCCACTAATTTTGGGAAGGTAGGACACAGTGCGGGTTAGGATTTGTTGTGTTGAAAAAGCAACGCTCCTTAGGATCCAAAAATAAAAGATGTGTTGTAGATTTGCAGAGCTTGTCCAGCGAGTTTTATGTCAGTATTCAGGAACAAAAGATCAATGTTGGGAGAGTTCAGTGTCTCTAGTGGGGCGCGCCGGGTACGTTACCGGGGTGGCCTGTAGACTTGCGAGTGCAGCCAATGGCAGTTCTGCTTTTAGGTCTAATCCAATATTTCACATCTGGCTATAAAACGGGGCTTTTGCGCCTGTTCCTTTGTCTTGAAATAACTTTAGGTCAGGCTTTTAAAATTCCAACATGCTAGTAGTCAGAGCTGTGGGATGCCCGAAGGCCTGCTCCTTTGTTTTATCAGACTGTTCAGGTCCCAACATTGCTAAAATTGTTTTCTAAATTATACTTCTGTGTGTTTAGGCCTTGCCCTACAGCAGAGAAGAAGATGGTGCTTCTGGATCAGATTCACACACTGCAGATGTTGAGGTGAGAGAGTAATATTGTCTTTGTGGCAAGTGGTCATTTTCCACTGTGCCTTACCACTTTTAATACTGTGTGATTGTGCAATCTCTTCTTTATCCTGTGCAGACCATGTCTCCATCTGGCCATCTTGATCTTCAATTGGATCCAGATGACACAATGGTGAGCTCTTCTACCAACCACATCTGAGGGTTGTTTAAAAAAGATTGTCTGTTAAGCCAGCTTAATTTCAAATTCTACTTTATAAAGTAGGTTGAGTGACCATAGATTCCATGGAAAAGTATTGTTTGGACTAGTCTAATCCTGGTCAAGCTAGTTTTGAGGCTTAGCTTCACCTCAGACTCATCCAGTGCAACAATCTACCAGCAGTCCAGCCTGTATGACTCTCCATATTCCAAGTTCTTCCTAGTGAAGAGCNNNNNNNNNNNNNNNNNNNNaaacaagaaaaataaaatagataaccttgcatgtccataacaacaaaaaaataatattaggctatggcttcaacaggtggcattttatgcaaggtatcgaatgaagtactctattggtatcggtatcactttaagggtactggttttggtactggtatcttAAAAACTTTAACAATACCCAACCCAACTGCCCAGACAGTTTAGTTAAGCCTCTTGCTCAGGTCACTCTTGGTAGTGACAATGATAGCGCCAGCTCTGAATAGGAATACATCCGTCTGAGGTGTTTCTCAGATTGGATCCTGGCGAAGCCTTGGTACTGCTCAGTACAATTCCAACAATTCCACTAATTTTGGGAAGGTAGGACACAGTGCGGGTTAGGATTTGTTGTGTTGAAACAGCAACGCTCCTTAGGATCCAAAAATAAAAGATGTGTTGTAGATTTGCAGAGCTTGTCCAGCGAGTTTTAAGTCTGTATTCAGGAACAAAAGATCAATGTTGGGAGAGTTCAGTGTCTCCCACTCGCGCAGTGTGGAAAGACAAAGAGACGGTGGCCTTCTAATACTTTAGTGGGGCGCGCCGGGTATGTTACCGGGGTGGCCTGTAGACTTGCAAGTGCAGCCAATGGCAGTTCTGCTTTTAGGTCTAATCCAATATTTCACATCTGGCTATAAAACGGGGCTTTTGTGCCTGTTCCTTTGTCTTGAAATAACTTTAGGTCAGGCTTTTAAAATTCCAACATGCTAGTAGTCAGAGCTGTGGCATGCCCGAAGGCCTGCTCCTTTGTTTTATCAGACTGTTCAGGTCCCAACATTGCTAAAATTGTTTTCTAAATTATACTTCTGTGTGTTTAGGCCTTGCCCTATGCAGAATACAGCAGAGAAGAAGATACTGCTTCTGGATCAGATTCACACACTGTAGATGTTGAGGTGAGAGAGTAATATTCTCTTTGTGGCAAGTGGTCATTTTCCACTGTGCCTTACCACTTTTAATACTGTGTGATTGTGCCATCTCTTCTTTATCCTGTGCAGACCATGTCTCCATCTGGCCATCTTGATCTTCAATTGGATCCAGATGACACAATGGTGAGCTCTTCTACCAACCACATCTGAGGGTTGTTTAAAAAAGATTGTCTGTTAAGCCAGCTTAATTTCAAATTCTACTTTATAAAGTAGGTTGAGTGACCATAGATTCCATGGAAAAGTATTGTTTGGACTAGTCTAATCCTGGTCAAGCTAGTTTTGAGGCTTAGCTTCACCTCAGACTCATCCAGTGCAACAATCTACCAGCAGTCCAGCCTGTATGACTCTCCATATTCCAAGTTCTTCCTAGTGAAGAGCTCTGTGGATCAAATCATACAAGTtgcaaggatttgaaattaagcaGAATTGAGACTGAGGTTTGCCCGTGAACATTTGAAAGGTAAAGATGAGTTTAGGAAGTATGTGCTTTGGTGAGATGAGACTAAACTGGAAGTGTTTGGCCACATGGATGTTGCTTATGTTTAGCGAAGAAAACCTAAGAACCCAGTCCACAGTTCAACATGGTGGTGggagcatcatgctgtggggctGTTTTGCAGCCTCAGGCCTTGGGCAGGTGTATGGCATCATGAAGGAAGAAAATTATGTTGAAATTTTGAGGAATAATATGCAGAAATCTGCTCGTAGTCTATTCTTAGGTTGTCGNNNNNNNNNNNNNNNNNNNNCATCTGAGGGTTGTTTAAAAAAGATTGTCTGTTAAGCCAGCTTAATTTCAAATTCTACTTTATAAAGTAGGTTGAGTGACCATAGATTCCATGGAAAAGTATTGTTTGGACTAGTCTAATCCTGGTCAAGCTAGTTTTGAGGCTTAGCTTCACCTCAGACTCATCCAGTGCAACAATCTACCAGCAGTCCAGCCTGTATGACTCTCCATATTCCAAGTTCTTCCTAGTGAAGAGCTCTGTGGATCAAATCATACAAGTTGCAAGGATCTGAAATTAAGCAGAATTGAGATTCCTTATAGCAGCAGgaaaagaagctgtttttaaaCTGGATTGTTATGATGGACAAGGACCTGTAGCTCCTCCcagagtatatatatattattatatattcaaACATTCAACAATGCTATTTAGTAGCTTTTGGTACATTTTGtaatataaagtaaattatttatatttattttttgttttatatcaaATATAGTGAAAAACGGGGTGGTCAAAAATATTAGTGAATTTTTGCTTTCAAAACACACATAATTAACCAATCAGCTTCCTAACAACAACTGAGCATTTAATCAGCATAAAATGACTCCAAGGAACAGGGCACTTGGACACATTATTGAGAGGCTACTGAAAAGTCTCATGGCTCATGATAAAGGGAAGGCATGTCCAAGCGTTTCCCAGTGTCTAGAACCGCTGTACGTTGCCTCATTGCCAAGTAGGAGACAAAATTCTGTAAGAAACAAACCTAGGCGTGGTCATAAGCGCAAGATTTCAAGAATTCTGGAGGGGAAAATAGTCAGAGATGTCAAGAAGCCCCGGACATCTGCCAAGGTGATTGTTGCTGACCTGGCCTCTTCTGGAGCAGATGTTTCAAGGAACACAGTTGTGAGGGCTTGCTTATGTTTAGCGAAGAAACCCTAAGAACCCAGTCCACAGTTCAACATGGTGGTGggagcatcatgctgtggggctGTTTTGCAGCCTCAGGCCTTGGGCAGGTGTATAGCATCATGAAGGAAGAAAATTATGTTGAAATTTTGAGGAATAATATGCAGAAATCTGCTCGTAGTCTATTCTTAGGTTGtcgctgggtcttccaacaagacaatgacccaaagcataCATCGAAATTGGagtggcctgcacagagcccagACCTCGatgttgtgttggacagatttgtgcagcggtgttccatgagggagagtgagtgagagagagggacaagCGAGAGGAAGTGCTGCACGAATGCGCTACGGCACTCTGCAATAAAATACGATTTTATATAggcttagtaaaaaaaaaaaggaaaatcaatTTGTGTCGGTCAGccttgatattgtggcgggccgccacaaataaatgaatgcatgGGAAACACTGGGGCTAATAATTTTGGCCTCAACTGTAGGTCAAAAACTTCACCAGGAATTGTTTTTATCAAGTCATATTTGAGTTGGTCTGTCATATGAAAAAGTTAAATCCTAGTTCAGTTTCTTCAGGTTTAAGTAGACGTTTTGGCTTTGTTCAATAATCGTCACTTATTATCTACTCCCTACACCCTATCTAGGGATTTCTATGTAGAAAACTGTATTTTAAGCTCACTGGGAAAATGAAAACAGGGCTTATCCTCTAGGCACCATTAATTAAGTCATTGCTGTCGTACAATTAAAATGaccaatttttttatatattggtGCAATGTGTGATAGTATATAGGCTATGGATTAGTTATTGGTCATTCAGCTGTCTGTAAACAgagcgagtgagagagaataagcatgtgtattttacattacacataatCCGCCTCAATGACTTTTTTCAAATGTATgttattcacatctagtttatccctttaccagcactcgttaattctaaccaaagctacaagaaaccatttaaccacCATCGGTATAAATCATCCCGTCTATGATGCAGtgacctgctgttgaatgcatttaATACTACAGGACTGTCTACGACAAGGACTTGCAACTTCAAGATCTCATTTTACTATAACTACAACATTACACATTCACTAGATAAATTTGTTTGGCAGGAAGCCGTGGTTTAGTCATTTCTGACACACCAACTGTAACTActgatatatttagaataagttAAACACTAAAAATCCAATTAActcatatcggccgataaaTCGGTTACGCTCTATCTGGGATAGTCCACTTAGTTCACTTGGTGCATGTTTTGTTGaaattgttttctaaatgtctctttgtgctttcaGATACTACCTTTTGCTGTCAAcgggagagaaaatgaaagtgaaGTCAGACCA
Proteins encoded:
- the LOC123985693 gene encoding BEN domain-containing protein 5-like isoform X4, giving the protein MFAYVRYIEDGCKDIVPISYIKDFDSNCDNSNKIYWVRWQEDYFKGQILFLKESRERAAVQGETRPCETAEGDHSPTGTPEKEEAKNINKNLKKAAGEAKKTNLMALLKERKMKKKLSPLCPPPSKKMREHILSDTFSEADDNDDDDDDDGGGVVPQKLFEDAKQKQRLYLKKFNDVSLQLQETKNKLSDQEKITAAVEAENSTLRALNIQLQQHLLKSLNSVQCNDPVSQSPEKALKIAESGCADEVGPSASPKGDEIHLGGEVRIRKETWSRIQNSTRDSLFVKELAVAMWGTKTLGERSLTGKECPTTKTTRQPLTPQKLHTLKVCYKEWLRRKNLEETETQARWGKAGRFITEKIMDINKQTKKKPLQ
- the LOC123985693 gene encoding BEN domain-containing protein 5-like isoform X3, translated to MFAYVRYIEDGCKDIVPISYIKDFDSNCDNSNKIYWVRWQEDYFKGQILFLKEWREEVEEELSNRKHVAFPTGTLRERGSQKNNKNQKKAAEGAKKNNLMALLKERNEKKKLSPLCPPPSKKMREHILSDTFSEADDNDDDDGGVVPQKLFEDAKQKQRLYLKKFNDVSLQLQETKNKLSDQEKITAAVEAENSTLRALNIQLQQHLLKSLNSVQCNDPVSQSPEKALKIAESGCADEVGPSASPKGDEIHLGGEVRIRKETWSRIQNSTRDSLFVKELAVAMWGTKTLGERSLTGKECPTTKTTRQPLTPQKLHTLKGRSSHKVFVGCHFSLFWCDTVSVYFFSVCYKEWLRRKNLEETETQARWGKAGRFITEKIMDINKQTKKKPLQ
- the LOC123985693 gene encoding BEN domain-containing protein 5-like isoform X1, translating into MFAYVRYIEDGCKDIVPISYIKDFDSNCDNSNKIYWVRWQEDYFKGQILFLKESRERAAVQGETRPCETAEGDHSPTGTPEKEEAKNINKNLKKAAGEAKKTNLMALLKERKMKKKLSPLCPPPSKKMREHILSDTFSEADDNDDDDDDDGGGVVPQKLFEDAKQKQRLYLKKFNDVSLQLQETKNKLSDQEKITAAVEAENSTLRALNIQLQQHLLKSLNSVQCNDPVSQSPEKALKIAESGCADEVGPSASPKGDEIHLGGEVRIRKETWSRIQNSTRDSLFVKELAVAMWGTKTLGERSLTGKECPTTKTTRQPLTPQKLHTLKGRSSHKVFVGCHFSLFWCDTVSVYFFSVCYKEWLRRKNLEETETQARWGKAGRFITEKIMDINKQTKKKPLQ
- the LOC123985693 gene encoding uncharacterized protein LOC123985693 isoform X2; its protein translation is MFAYVRYIEDGCKDIVPISYIKDFDSNCDNSNKIYWVRWQEDYFKGQILFLKESRERAAVQGETRPCETAEGDHSPTGTPEKEEAKNINKNLKKAAGEAKKTNLMALLKERKMKKKLSPLCPPPSKKMREHILSDTFSEADDNDDDDDDDGGGVVPQKLFEDAKQKQRLYLKKFNDVSLQLQETKNKLSDQEKITAAVEAENSTLRALNIQLQQHLLKSLNSVQCNDPVSQSPEKALKIAESGCADEVGPSASPKGDEGGEVRIRKETWSRIQNSTRDSLFVKELAVAMWGTKTLGERSLTGKECPTTKTTRQPLTPQKLHTLKGRSSHKVFVGCHFSLFWCDTVSVYFFSVCYKEWLRRKNLEETETQARWGKAGRFITEKIMDINKQTKKKPLQ